The nucleotide window TGTTCTCGGCGATGTGGTCGACGAGTTCATCGTAGTTTCCGACGAGTCGGCTCAGTTCCGACTCGTCGAACAGGACGCCGCCCTCGATGTAGTAGCTGGCGGGGTCGAGATCGGCACCGCTGCGAGCGAGTCGCAGGGCGTTCCGGGCGTTCCGAAAGTCGATCTCGGCCTGCAGGAACTCGATGTACTTCGCCTCGGGGCCTTCTTGTGGCTCGTACTGACTCGCTGTTCGACTGACGTCCTCGAGCAACTGCTCGTAGAACTCTCGATCCAGTGCGTTCTCGAGCGGAACGAGTGCACCGGTCTCCTCGAACTCCTCGTATGCGACGGTGAGCGGATCGTAATAATCCGTCCGGTTGAGAATCTCGATCGCATCCTCGATCGTGTCGGTCTCGAGCATTCGATCGAGCGTCGCCTCCTCGAGTTCACCGGCTCGGATCAGGTCCGTTCGGATCGCCTCGGGATCGGTGTCGGTGTAGATCCCGCGGATGATCGTCTTGAGATTCCAGACGTCGAACTTTCGCAGGTAACGCGAAATCAGGTCGTACAGTCGTCCTTCCGACCAGTCCAACAGGTCATGGAAGTGTTTTGCAAGATTGCGGTTGAGCGCGTACTCGATCAGATCGACACCCGAGAACCGTGACCCGAGTGCGTTGATCTCGCGTTCGTACTCCGTCTCTTCCATGAACCGTGCGATCTCGCTCGGCCCCATCCGGATCAGCTTCCGATAATCTTCGTCCGCGAACAGCGAGGCTCGGCGTGACCGAACGCGAGCGTTCACGTATTCCGGATTCGAGGCACCTATACTCATTGCTCGAAGAGTTGGTTGCTGATCGTCCGGAGGTTCTCTTCCCAGACGTCCTCGAGCACCGAGTCGAACGTGTTGTTCACTCGGAGCCGGGACTGTTCGCTCTCGACGACGACGCCACCGAGACAGTCGTACTCGCCGGCGAACTCGTAGCCGTCGTACTCCTCGAGGAGGTCCGTGAGGAGGTCCTCGTCGTCGGCACGACCGTAGACGCTGACGTCGTCACCCTCGTCGAACTCCTCGCTTGCAGCCTCGAGCAGTGTCCGCGTCAGCTCTTTGCGGGTGTCTCCCTCGAGGGCGGCGAGTTCGGCCTCGACCTGCTCGTGGACGTCACCGAGGACGTCACGGCGGGCCTCCAGACGCTTCTGTTTCGCCTCCAGCTTTGCACTGGAGAGGCGCTGTTCACGCAGCTGCTCGATCTCGCGTTCGACCTCGTCCGCTGCGTTGGCGACGATCTCCTCGGCGTCCTCCTCGGCGGCCGATTCGATCTCTTCGGCGCGCGCTTCGCCCTCAGCACGGATGTCCTCCGCACGCGCGTGGGCCTCTTCTCGAATGTCTTCTACGACTGTGTCCAAACTCATTGGTAAGAGAAGGGGGGCGGTGTTTAGACGATGAAGACGACGACCAGCGCCAGGATCACGAGCGTCTCTGGGAGGACGGTCATGATCAGGCC belongs to Natronorubrum aibiense and includes:
- a CDS encoding V-type ATP synthase subunit C, which produces MSIGASNPEYVNARVRSRRASLFADEDYRKLIRMGPSEIARFMEETEYEREINALGSRFSGVDLIEYALNRNLAKHFHDLLDWSEGRLYDLISRYLRKFDVWNLKTIIRGIYTDTDPEAIRTDLIRAGELEEATLDRMLETDTIEDAIEILNRTDYYDPLTVAYEEFEETGALVPLENALDREFYEQLLEDVSRTASQYEPQEGPEAKYIEFLQAEIDFRNARNALRLARSGADLDPASYYIEGGVLFDESELSRLVGNYDELVDHIAENKRYGDRLSGALDRLRDADSLIQFEHALDAALLEYADTLSSIYPASVSAVLSYILAKEREVENIRAIARGREVGLEESEIEEELVIL
- a CDS encoding V-type ATP synthase subunit E, yielding MSLDTVVEDIREEAHARAEDIRAEGEARAEEIESAAEEDAEEIVANAADEVEREIEQLREQRLSSAKLEAKQKRLEARRDVLGDVHEQVEAELAALEGDTRKELTRTLLEAASEEFDEGDDVSVYGRADDEDLLTDLLEEYDGYEFAGEYDCLGGVVVESEQSRLRVNNTFDSVLEDVWEENLRTISNQLFEQ